Genomic DNA from Trueperaceae bacterium:
ACCGTCCGCGCCGACGTCGTCGCGATCCTCAACCGCCAACTCGCGGCGAACGCCGACCTCTACGCCCAAACGAAGCAGGCACACTGGAACGTCAAGGGCGGATCCTTCATGCAGCTGCACGAACTCTTCGACCAGATCGCCGAGGTCATCGAGCCGCAGACCGACGCGATCGCCGAACGCGTCGCCGCGCTCGGCGGCTACGCCGAGGGCACCACCCGCATGATCGCCGACGCCAGCCCGCTGCCCGAATGGCCGCGCGACGCCGTCCAGGGCGACGACGTCCTGAAGGCGCTCGTCGAGCGGTGGGCCGCCTACGGCGCCGGCCTGCGGACCGCCATCGCGCAGATCTCCGAGCACGACGACGTCGCCAGCGAAGACCTGCTCACCGGGCTGCTCGGCGAGGTCGACAAGGCGCTGTACTTCCTCGAAGCGCACCTGCAGGGCTGACGCCCCGACCGGCCACACCGACCGCGCGACCGCAGGACCGCACGCCCCGAGCCCCGCTCGGGGCGTGCGTCGTCAGGCCTCGACCCCCTCGCCCGCGTCGTGCGTGTCGTCCTCCAACCCCGACGCCTCCAGCACCCGCTCCTCGACGCGGATGGGCGCGTCGGTCCGCACCGCGATCGCCAACGCGTCGCTGGGCCGCGCATCGAGATCGAAGCGGACCCCACCCCGCTCCAGCTCCAGCACCGCGTAGAAGGTCCCCTCGCGCAGGTCGGTGATCTGCACCCCCACCACCTGCGCGTCGAGCACCTGCAGCAGGCTGGCGATCAGGTCGTGCGTCATCGGGCGCTCCGGCACCTCGCCCCCCCGCGCCGAAGCGATCGCCATCGCCTGCAGGGGATCCACCACGATCGGCAGCACCCGGTCGTCCTCCGCGCGGAGCAGGAGGAGGAACTGCTTGCCCTCCCCCGATACCGCGACGTCGTCGAGCGTCATCGCAATCACGCCCCCGAGTCTAGCGCCCGGCCGCCCCCCGCGCCGTGCGCATGCGACGCGCCCACCCCGCCGCGCGGCGGCGCGGCGGGGCCCTGCTAGACTCGCGCTCGTGCCGGACGCCGTCATCGGACTCGAGATCCACCTCGCGGTGCGCACCCGCACCAAGATGTTCTGCGGCTGTAACGCGACCGGCTTCGGGGACCCCCCCAACACGCACGTCTGCCCCGTCTGCATGGGGCTCGCCGGCGCGCTTCCGGTCGCCAACCGCGAAGCGATCGACCGGACGCTGCGCTTCGCGCTGGCGCTCGGCTGCACGGTGCCGAGCCGCACGCAGTTCCACCGCAAGCACTACGTCTACCCCGACGCCCCGAAGAACTACCAGATCAGCCAGTACGACCGGCCCCTCGGCGAGCACGGCGCGCTCGCCCTCCCCGGCGGGCGACGGATCGG
This window encodes:
- the dps gene encoding DNA starvation/stationary phase protection protein Dps, which produces MATTTKTFTTRNDLDPTVRADVVAILNRQLAANADLYAQTKQAHWNVKGGSFMQLHELFDQIAEVIEPQTDAIAERVAALGGYAEGTTRMIADASPLPEWPRDAVQGDDVLKALVERWAAYGAGLRTAIAQISEHDDVASEDLLTGLLGEVDKALYFLEAHLQG
- a CDS encoding bifunctional nuclease family protein; its protein translation is MTLDDVAVSGEGKQFLLLLRAEDDRVLPIVVDPLQAMAIASARGGEVPERPMTHDLIASLLQVLDAQVVGVQITDLREGTFYAVLELERGGVRFDLDARPSDALAIAVRTDAPIRVEERVLEASGLEDDTHDAGEGVEA